One stretch of ANME-2 cluster archaeon DNA includes these proteins:
- a CDS encoding pyrimidine dimer DNA glycosylase: MRIWDIPPERFCRNHLLGEHRELHAVWSVITNGKKAYANHPEITRWRGRLKALYLRHEELVREMKARGYNHHTPLDPVLATGEGVQSIFVVPYEEQIRILREKECGCKV, from the coding sequence ATAAGAATCTGGGACATCCCACCTGAGAGATTTTGCCGGAACCACTTGCTTGGTGAGCACAGGGAACTACATGCTGTGTGGTCTGTCATCACCAATGGCAAGAAAGCATATGCCAACCATCCTGAGATCACAAGATGGAGGGGGAGGCTAAAAGCCCTGTATTTGAGGCATGAGGAACTTGTCCGGGAGATGAAGGCAAGAGGTTACAATCATCATACACCACTTGATCCGGTACTTGCAACCGGCGAGGGTGTACAGAGCATTTTTGTAGTTCCTTATGAAGAGCAGATAAGGATTCTCAGGGAAAAGGAGTGCGGATGCAAAGTTTAG
- a CDS encoding pyrimidine dimer DNA glycosylase has protein sequence MRIWDVPPERFCRNQLLGEHRELHAVWSVITNGKKAYANHPEITRWRGRLKALYLRHEELVREMKARGYNHHTPLDPVLATGEGVQSIFVVPYEEQIRILREKECGCKV, from the coding sequence ATAAGAATCTGGGACGTCCCACCTGAGAGATTTTGCCGGAACCAGTTGCTTGGTGAGCACAGGGAACTACATGCTGTGTGGTCTGTCATCACCAATGGCAAGAAAGCATATGCCAACCATCCTGAGATCACAAGATGGAGGGGGAGGCTAAAAGCCCTGTATTTGAGGCATGAGGAACTTGTCCGGGAGATGAAGGCAAGAGGTTACAATCATCATACACCACTTGATCCGGTACTTGCAACCGGCGAGGGTGTACAGAGCATTTTTGTAGTTCCTTATGAAGAGCAGATAAGGATTCTCAGGGAAAAGGAGTGCGGATGCAAAGTTTAG
- a CDS encoding molybdenum cofactor guanylyltransferase — MINNSAIILAGGRGKRLGYKEKALIPINGKPIIEHTIEVLEGVVDEIIVSVRDDRQKQLLEECTTGRIIVVDKYVDVGPLAGILEGLKAAGGEYVFVVACDMPFLKADVVEFLFKSAKGHDGALPVSDDGIYEPLHAVYCTGPMLAGTKKAIEQGERFILAPIFDLEDMVLIEMDKIRELDLDLELKTFLNVNTLEDIEKYTI, encoded by the coding sequence ATGATCAATAATTCTGCAATAATACTGGCTGGCGGCCGGGGTAAGCGGCTCGGGTATAAGGAGAAAGCCCTGATACCCATAAATGGTAAACCGATCATCGAGCATACCATCGAAGTCCTTGAAGGAGTGGTGGATGAGATTATTGTGTCAGTAAGGGATGACAGGCAAAAGCAACTCCTTGAAGAATGTACCACAGGTCGGATAATCGTAGTGGATAAATATGTTGATGTGGGGCCCCTTGCCGGCATCCTTGAAGGACTGAAGGCCGCTGGTGGTGAATACGTTTTTGTTGTTGCCTGTGATATGCCTTTCCTTAAAGCCGATGTGGTGGAATTCTTGTTCAAAAGCGCTAAGGGACATGATGGGGCACTGCCTGTAAGTGATGATGGAATATATGAACCCCTGCATGCGGTATATTGTACCGGACCTATGCTGGCCGGGACCAAAAAGGCTATCGAACAGGGTGAAAGGTTCATTCTGGCGCCGATCTTTGATCTGGAAGATATGGTGCTTATAGAAATGGATAAGATCAGGGAGTTGGATCTGGACCTGGAACTCAAGACATTTTTAAACGTAAATACACTTGAAGATATTGAAAAATATACTATTTGA
- a CDS encoding small multi-drug export protein, producing the protein MTVSATIAALISWIPDWAATIIISMLPVAELRGAIPLALAPAEVGGYGMAVPEAYFLAVIGNMIPVIPLLLFLGPVSDFLRRWKIWDLFFNWLFTRTHHKHNARFEKYGTLALTLFVAVPLPVTGAWTGCAAAFVFGIEFRHALLAIFTGVLIAGIVVTALTLAGIGIFELF; encoded by the coding sequence ATGACAGTTAGCGCCACAATTGCTGCTCTTATTTCCTGGATTCCGGACTGGGCAGCCACTATTATTATTTCCATGCTTCCGGTGGCAGAACTCAGGGGTGCCATACCACTTGCACTTGCCCCGGCCGAGGTTGGCGGTTACGGTATGGCTGTCCCTGAAGCGTACTTCCTGGCCGTGATCGGTAATATGATACCTGTTATCCCGCTTTTATTATTCCTTGGGCCGGTATCGGATTTCCTGCGACGCTGGAAAATTTGGGATCTATTTTTCAACTGGTTGTTCACCCGCACTCACCACAAGCACAATGCAAGGTTTGAGAAATATGGTACACTGGCACTTACTTTATTCGTGGCAGTGCCGCTGCCTGTCACCGGAGCCTGGACGGGATGCGCTGCTGCATTCGTGTTCGGTATTGAATTCAGGCATGCCCTGCTTGCGATATTCACGGGCGTACTGATAGCCGGGATTGTGGTGACTGCACTCACTCTGGCAGGGATCGGGATATTTGAATTGTTCTGA
- a CDS encoding replication factor C small subunit, whose protein sequence is MKEEIWIEKYRPHTLEDVVGQDEIVKRLQSYVKSRNLPHLLFSGPPGVGKTASAIAVAKELFGDTWTNNFTELNASDERGIDVVRNKIKNFARTAPLGEADFKIIFLDEADALTSDAQSALRRTMEKYTSNCRFILSCNYSSKIIDPIQSRCAVYRFGPISLEAIQQRIAHIAGIEGLEVNDEGMEAIKYVSMGDMRKAINALQAAGLLDKKIDMEAIYQITATARPEEIGSLIDLALGGDFIGARTKLDTLLINQGLSGEDIIVQIHRTMFDKSIPDILKVKLMDRIGEIDFRLTEGANERIQLEALLAYFVLAGKGNDS, encoded by the coding sequence ATTAAAGAAGAGATCTGGATTGAAAAATATCGTCCACACACCCTGGAAGATGTGGTTGGACAGGACGAAATAGTAAAACGCCTCCAGTCATACGTAAAATCCCGCAATCTGCCACACTTGCTGTTTTCCGGCCCACCCGGCGTTGGCAAAACGGCTTCAGCCATCGCTGTTGCCAAGGAACTGTTCGGCGACACGTGGACAAATAACTTTACCGAACTAAACGCCAGTGATGAGCGCGGTATCGATGTAGTACGTAACAAGATCAAGAACTTTGCCCGCACAGCCCCACTGGGCGAAGCAGATTTCAAGATCATTTTCCTTGATGAGGCCGATGCACTTACCTCTGACGCCCAGAGCGCACTAAGGCGCACCATGGAGAAATACACCAGCAACTGCCGGTTCATTCTCTCGTGCAATTACTCATCAAAGATCATAGACCCAATCCAGTCCAGGTGTGCTGTATACAGGTTCGGGCCAATTTCACTTGAAGCCATCCAGCAGCGTATAGCCCATATCGCAGGGATAGAGGGACTTGAGGTCAACGACGAGGGCATGGAAGCAATAAAATACGTATCCATGGGTGATATGAGAAAAGCAATTAACGCCCTCCAGGCAGCTGGATTACTGGATAAGAAGATAGATATGGAAGCAATCTACCAGATCACTGCCACTGCCAGACCAGAGGAGATCGGCAGCCTCATAGATCTGGCACTGGGCGGGGACTTTATCGGTGCAAGGACCAAGCTGGACACTTTACTTATCAACCAGGGCTTATCTGGCGAGGATATTATTGTCCAGATACACAGGACCATGTTCGACAAGAGCATCCCTGATATCCTGAAAGTAAAATTGATGGATCGTATCGGCGAGATAGATTTCAGGCTGACAGAAGGTGCCAATGAACGGATACAGTTAGAGGCACTGCTTGCTTATTTTGTCCTGGCCGGGAAAGGAAATGACAGTTAG